Proteins from a genomic interval of Lycium ferocissimum isolate CSIRO_LF1 chromosome 2, AGI_CSIRO_Lferr_CH_V1, whole genome shotgun sequence:
- the LOC132046353 gene encoding L-ascorbate oxidase homolog: MREKSIVHYSTILTIILVCVSTLQSVYGGNPYRYYTWKITYGNIYPLGVKQQGILINGQFPGPQIDCVTNDNLIISVYNYLNEPFLISWNGIQQRRNSWQDGTFGTTCPIPPGKSFTYTLQAKDQIGSFFYFPSLGMQKAAGGYGAIRVYSRPRIPVPFAQPAHDFTVLAGDLYKRSHRQLKYILDSGHNLPLPDGLIINGRGWNGYTFTVDQGKTYRFRISNVGIATSINFRIQGHTMKLVEVEGSHTLQTTYTSLDIHLGQSYSVLVTANQAPKDYYVVVSSRFTRRVLTTTAVLHYSNSWTKVSGPLPGGPTTQITWSIYQAKSIRWNLTASGPRPNPQGSYHYGLIKPTRTIMLANSAPYINGKQRYAVNSVSYVDPDTPLKLADHFNIGGVFNLGSISDQPYNGNAYIGTPVMAANFRSYVEIIFQNWENSVQSWHIDGYSFFVVGMSGGQWTPASRLHYNLRDTVARCTTQVYPKSWTAIYMALDNVGMWNIRSEDWSRRYLGQQFYLRVYSPANSWRDELPIPKNALLCGKARHHHTRPL; the protein is encoded by the exons ATGAGGGAGAAGAGCATTGTTCATTATTCTACCATTCTCACTATTATTCTTGTGTGTGTTAGTACTTTACAAAGTGTATATGGTGGCAACCCTTATCGGTACTACACCTGGAAAATCACTTATGGAAATATTTACCCTCTCGGTGTCAAACAACAG GGGATCTTGATAAATGGGCAGTTTCCAGGTCCACAGATTGACTGTGTAACCAATGACAATTTGATTATCAGTGTCTACAACTACTTGAATGAGCCTTTTCTCATTTCTTG GAATGGTATACAACAAAGGAGAAACTCATGGCAAGATGGAACTTTTGGTACAACTTGTCCAATTCCACCTGGGAAAAGCTTCACTTACACTCTCCAAGCAAAAGACCAGATAGGTAGTTTTTTCTACTTCCCATCACTTGGAATGCAGAAAGCAGCAGGGGGATATGGTGCCATCAGAGTTTATAGCCGTCCTCGAATTCCAGTACCTTTTGCTCAACCTGCTCATGACTTTACTGTACTAGCTGGAGACTTGTACAAGAGAAGTCACAGG CAACTGAAGTACATTTTAGATAGTGGTCATAATCTTCCATTACCTGATGGTCTTATTATCAATGGTCGCGGATGGAATGGATACACATTTACAGTTGATCAAG GTAAGACATATAGGTTCAGGATATCTAATGTGGGGATTGCAACATCTATAAATTTCAGAATTCAAGGGCACACGATGAAACTAGTTGAAGTTGAGGGATCACATACACTCCAAACAACCTACACTTCACTTGACATCCATCTAGGACAGTCTTATTCAGTTTTAGTGACAGCTAATCAGGCTCCAAAGGACTACTATGTCGTGGTCTCTTCACGCTTCACCAGACGAGTGCTAACCACCACAGCTGTTCTTCACTACAGCAACTCATGGACAAAAGTCTCTGGACCTCTCCCTGGTGGGCCTACTACTCAAATTACTTGGTCAATTTACCAGGCCAAATCTATTCG ATGGAATCTAACTGCAAGCGGACCAAGGCCTAATCCTCAAGGTTCCTATCATTATGGGTTGATCAAGCCTACGCGCACGATCATGCTTGCCAATTCTGCTCCATATATAAACGGCAAACAGAGATATGCTGTCAACAGTGTCTCATATGTTGATCCAGACACCCCATTAAAGCTGGCTGATCACTTCAACATTGGAGGAGTGTTCAACCTTGGTAGCATTTCTGACCAGCCCTACAACGGAAATGCGTATATTGGAACCCCTGTTATGGCTGCTAACTTCAGATCTTACGTTGAGATCATTTTCCAAAACTGGGAGAATAGTGTCCAGTCATGGCATATAGATGGCTATTCTTTCTTTGTTGTTGG CATGAGTGGTGGACAATGGACTCCAGCAAGTAGATTGCACTACAACTTAAGGGACACGGTTGCACGTTGCACCACTCAG GTGTATCCCAAGTCATGGACTGCAATATACATGGCATTGGATAATGTAGGAATGTGGAACATAAGGTCTGAGGATTGGTCAAGGAGGTACTTGGGTCAGCAATTCTACTTAAGAGTTTACTCCCCAGCAAATTCTTGGAGAGATGAACTTCCAATACCAAAGAATGCTCTTCTTTGTGGTAAAGCTAGACATCACCACACTAGGCCTCTTTGA